A window from Malassezia japonica chromosome 1, complete sequence encodes these proteins:
- a CDS encoding uncharacterized protein (EggNog:ENOG503P7UN; TransMembrane:2 (i21-39o45-65i); COG:U), translating to MDALNKYGAIDYQGQLLAEKINQRLLISGAILAFIVGYACDNLALTMYTFGAFFALSLLVCVPPWPMYNRCHVQWLPSTTPAA from the exons ATGGACGCCTTGAACAAGTACGGGGCGATT GACTATCAAGggcagctcctcgcggaGAAGATCAACCAGCGGCTGCTGATTTCCGGCGCA ATCCTTGCGTTTATCGTGGGCTACGCGTGCGATAACCTTGCGCTGACCATGTATACCTTTGGCGCGTTCTTTGCCCTGAGCCTgctc GTGTGTGTCCCGCCGTGGCCCATGTACAACCGCTGCCACGTCCAGTGGCTCCCGTCGACGACCCCCGCTGCATAG
- a CDS encoding uncharacterized protein (COG:O; EggNog:ENOG503NXFB), with amino-acid sequence MGEEAARLVVPSRRKERYIAVTCPYTDCKASVEYLPPTAEAVAAMPSTLTTFSVTCVACQRNFDPPGAPKILREVRAEIKGDGGKRDDVKKAYRKLAIKLHPDKNPNDPEGEEKFKALAAAYQVLSDPELRHKYNEFGPATPGLPSEDGIIDPEEVFGGLFGGERFQDIIGTISIGREMKEALQQDSEELEKQAEGEEPVKKDEELTAEQKAAKEAEEERKQKEKDAQREERVVALVEKLTRKLSIYSESVATAGDDTQADEVRQGFREIVRLEAEELKTENYGVELLHAVGFIYAAKSRHYLAATGMFGSIGGMFHAASSSFHTVRETVSTVRAALELKSVFEELAKAEQDGITEERKKQLEDQAAEKGMRALFKGAKLEVESVIREVSERVLYDGSVSKQTQRLRAEALGIVGEVYMNVKADPTEDK; translated from the exons ATGGGCGAGGAAGCAGCGCGGCTGGTCGTCCcctcgcgccgcaaggagcgGTACATTGCGGTGACATGTCCGTACACGGACTGCAAGGCATCTGTCGAGTACCTGCCGCCGActgccgaggcggtcgcggcgatgccgagcacgcTCACGACGTTCTCGGTGACGTGTGTCGCGTGCCAGCGCAACTTTGACCCCCCTGGCGCGCCCAAGATCCTGCGCGAAGTGCGTGCTGAGATCAagggcgacggcggcaagcgcgac GACGTAAAGAAGGCGTATCGCAAGCTGGCGATCAAGCTGCACCCGGACAAGAACCCCAACGACCCCGAAGGCGAGGAAAAGTTTAaagcgctcgcggcggcctaCCAGGTGCTGTCCGACCCCGAACTGCGCCACAAGTACAACGAGTTTGgccccgcgacgccgggccTCCCGTCGGAGGACGGGATCATTGATCCGGAAGAGGTCTTTGGCGGCCTCTTTGGTGGCGAGCGCTTCCAGGACATT ATCGGTACGATTAGCATCGGCCGCGAGAtgaaagaggcgctgcagcaagactcggaggagctcgagaagcAGGCAGAGGGCGAGGAGCCCGTCAAGAAAGACGAGGAGCTCACTGCCGAGCAAAAAGCCGCGAAAGAGGCCgaagaggagcgcaagcagaAGGAAAaggacgcgcagcgcgaagagcgcgtcgtggcgctcgtcgagaagCTCACGCGCAAGCTCAGCATCTACTCggagagcgtcgcgacggccggcgacgacacgcaggccgacgaggtgcgccaAGGCTTCCGCGAGAttgtgcgcctcgaggccgaggagctcaaAACGGAGAACTACGGCGTAGAGCTCCTGCATGCGGTCGGCTTTATCTACGCGGCCAAGTCGCGGCACTACCTCGCGGCGACTGGCATGTTTGGCAGCATCGGCGGTATGTTCCACGCCGCCAGCTCGTCCTTCCACACGGTGCGCGAGACGGTATCGACGgtacgcgcggcgctcgagctaAAGAGCGTCTTTgaggagctcgccaaggccgagcaggacggCATCAcggaggagcgcaagaaacagctcgaggaccaGGCAGCAGAGAAGGGCATGCGCGCGCTCTTCAAGGgcgccaagctcgaggTGGAAAGCGTCATCCGCGAGGTGTCCGAGCGTGTGCTGTACGATGGAAGCGTCTCGAagcagacgcagcgcctgcgtgccgaggcgctcggcatcgtcggcgaggtgtATATGAACGTCAAGGCGGATCCTACCGAGGACAAGTAG
- the tfs1 gene encoding transcription elongation factor TFIIS (EggNog:ENOG503NVD2; COG:K; BUSCO:EOG092645TJ), translating to MASCVEQTKKLSKQLSKAAADGQTEDVLSLLKQLKQVVEPTEEIIRATKIGVAVGKLRTHTDARVADLSKELVKMWKMQVEKQRRESTTKEKPKKEETPAPPPSETKPAPAKPVNIDFEVLNDKTRNACLKLLYASLELAPDADAQNVYGCALRIEQSTLDTIGQGNVNGDYRAKVRSLSLNLKDKNNPELREQVLDGSISADELVVMKSEDMASSARKAEREKLQQQNLHNAKGAEAQEAETDAFQCGKCKQRKTRYYQMQTRSADEPMTTFVTCVNCNNKWKFC from the exons ATGGCGTCGTGTGTCGAGCAGACGAAAAAGCTCAGTAAGCAGCTGTCCAAGGCGGCTGCCGACGGGCAGACCGAGGATGTCCTGTCGCTGCTGAAGCAGCTGAAGCAGGTCGTCGAACCAACCGAAGAGATCATCCGC GCGACCAAGATCGGTGTCGCGGtcggcaagctgcgcacgcacacggacgcgcgcgtcgcggaccTCTCCAAGGAGCTGGTCAAGATGTGGAAGATGCAGGTGGAaaagcagcgccgcgaatCGACTACCAAGGAGAAGCCCAAGAAGGAGGAGACGCCCGCGCCCCCGCCGTCCGAGACGAAGCCGGCACCCGCGAAGCCGGTCAACATCGACTTTGAGGTGCTGAACGACAAGACGCGCAACGCGTGCCTGAAGCTGCTCTACGCGagcctcgagctcgccccGGACGCGGACGCGCAAAACGTGTACGgctgcgcgctgcgcatcgagcagtCGACCCTCGACACGATCGGCCAGGGCAACGTCAACGGAGACTACCGCGCAAAGGTCCGCAGCCTGAGCCTCAACCTGAAGGACAAAAACAaccccgagctgcgcgagcaggtgctcgacggcTCGATCTCTGCCGACGAACTCGTCGTGATGAAGTCCGAG GACATGGCATCCAgcgcgcgcaaggccgagcgcgaaaAGCTCCAGCAGCAGAACCTGCACAACGCCaagggcgccgaggcccagGAGGCCGAGACCGACGCGTTCCAGTGCGGAAAGtgcaagcagcgcaagaCGCGTTACTACCAGATGCAGACACGGAGCGCCGATGAGCCTAT GACGACCTTTGTGACCTGCGTCAACTGTAACAACAAGTGGAAGTTTTGCTAG
- the MAK21 gene encoding RNA-binding ribosome biosynthesis protein mak21 (EggNog:ENOG503NUH0; BUSCO:EOG092612XD; COG:J; COG:K), translated as MGRDFRPKGKGARKAPPAQRDASDDDEHNVADDVLLREVQALGGNKDDVALMQSKGGSGPKLSDAQLSSELAAFMQQENMALPGKEKPRQEQGKNLPKDTKGGKEQVKEQAKAKVPAKEQAKEQVKENKAKENKAKEHKAKEQPKQQPKEQPKEQPKAQKQQKPREKAHDSQKAQDAPARPAGKHMLFDGETPRVVEAGSLKLLIEPQPDWPAIPLSPLDVPPNKIPKTVQDATVAALHALGQQTLDEENATYARLANGEGGKNITLGALTLSDLQFARTLLTSSKASTLSDRISAVTLLLQSSPVHNLKALDTLMTMAGKPSREEAGRATRALADWLASGGGLGPGKLNYFRDQPLLPAAAAAYASGTSQALRVCTCLWAFEDMLKKTYFAFVQLLERQSHDTLLFMRKQAVTQVFVLLRDKAEQEHNLLRLLTNKLGDPDRSVASKASTHLMELLHAHPAMKGIVLREVSETVLRSQVVNHAGETGKGNQHATYYGVLTLNQTLFTTQDAAIANEVFTVYFQLFDVCLAQEEREEKEDKSKEEPRDKKRWRDQQKGAANRDLVNKAAADVDSRLLAAILTGIRRVFPFTSMEAAALDKHLDTLFRITHTHSFNIAIQALQLIFQVAIGAAKDASAPNFSPHIADRYYRTLYDSLLDSRLATTSKQAMYLNLVYKSLKADLDPERVKAFVKRICQILCVQDPPFICGALVLLSELFTAVPGLRSMLTDPEEDGVEHFADADEDGETAAQPTQRSLYDGRKRDPRFAHAGDTALWDILPLLHHFHPSVSLNAKQLLDGVKVTSNADLTLNTLMHFLDRFVFRNPKKMSAVKGSSIMQPALSGDMDNEVLVRRSHVPLDYVNSAAFWSQRPENVPVDQQFFLQFFQAKQKRAGQDKPKPSADEEVDTVLDKEGADEADDAELSTDDEQEKEIWKAMKDSLPTEDVDEEEDDDDDDELLEQLGDDEDEDDEDEDDEDDDGGRIEDDGDEDDEPGMFLEDDDDLVPFTNFDDEDEEEEEEEEEKEPAAGTKRAAEDEDEAAPASKNRKRAEQRRKRRALPAFASADEYAHMLASDDEGNV; from the exons ATGGGGCGCGACTTTCGGCCCAAAGGCAAAggcgcgcgcaaggcgccgccggcgcagcgggaTGCGTCGGATGATGACGAGCACAACGTAGCAGACGATGTactcctgcgcgaggtccaGGCGCTTGGCGGGAACAAGGACGACGTGGCGCTCATGCAGAGCAAGGGCGGCAGCGGGCCGAAACTGAGT GACGCCCAGCTTTCGTCGGAACTCGCTGCGTTTATGCAGCAGGAGAACATGGCTCTGCCTGGGAAGGAGAAGCCTAGGCAGGAGCAGGGCAAGAACCTGCCCAAGGATACCAAAGGAGGGAAGGAGCAGGTAAAGgagcaggccaaggccaaggtgCCGGCGAAGGAGCAGGCGAAGGAGCAGGTGAAGGAGAacaaggccaaggagaacaaggccaaggagcaCAAGGCGAAGGAGCAGCCCAAGCAGCAGCCCAAAGAGCAGCCCAAGGAGCAGCCCAAAGCGCAAAAGCAGCAAAAGCCGCGGGAAAAGGCGCACGACTCCCAAAAGGCACAGgacgctcctgcgcgcccGGCCGGCAAGCACATGCTCTTTGacggcgagacgccgcGTGTTGTCGAGGCTGGCTCGCTCAAGCTCCTCATCGAGCCGCAGCCCGACTGGCCGGCGATCCCCCTGTCGCCCCTCGATGTGCCCCCGAACAAGATCCCAAAGACGGTGCAGGATGCGActgtcgctgcgctccatgcgctcgggcagcagacgctcgacgaggagaatgcgacgtacgcgcgcCTTGCCAATGGCGAGGGCGGCAAGAACATTacgctcggtgcgctcaCGCTCTCCGACCTGCAGtttgcgcgcacgctgctcacCTCGAGCAAAGCGAGTACGCTGTCTGACCGCATCTCTGCGGtgacgctgctgctgcagagCAGCCCCGTGCACAACCTCAAGGccctcgacacgctcatGACGATGGCCGGCAAGCCGAGCCGCGAGGAggccggccgcgcgacgcgtgcgctcgccgactggctcgcgagcggcggcggactCGGCCCCGGCAAGCTGAACTACTTCCGCGACCAGCCCCTCCTCCCCGCGGCTGCGGCTGCGTACGccagcggcacgtcgcaggcgctgcgcgtctgCACCTGCCTGTGGGCGTTTGAAGACATGCTCAAAAAGACCTACTTTGCGTTTGTGCAGCTGCTTGAGCGCCAGTCGCACGACACGCTGCTCTTTATGCGCAAGCAGGCCGTGACGCAGGTCTTTGTTTtgctgcgcgacaaggccgagcaggagcacAACCTGCTCCGCCTGCTCACCAACAAGCTCGGTGATCCCGACcggagcgtcgcgtccaAGGCGAGCACGCACCTGatggagctgctgcacgcgcaCCCTGCGATGAAAGGCATtgtcctgcgcgaggtcaGCGAAACGGTGCTGCGCTCCCAGGTCGTGAACCATGCAGGAGAGACCGGCAAGGGCAACCAGCACGCGACGTACTATGGCGTGCTCACGTTGAACCAGACGCTCTTTACGacgcaggacgcggcgatcgcAAACGAGGTCTTTACCGTCTATTTCCAGCTGTTTGACGtgtgcctcgcgcaggaggagagggaggagaaggaggacAAGTCCAAGGAGGAGCCGCGCGACAAGAAGCGCTGGCGCGACCAGCAAAAGGGCGCAGCGAACCGCGACCTGGTCAAcaaggccgcggccgaTGTCGACTCGCGCCTGCTGGCGGCGATCCTCACTGGTATCCGCCGCGTCTTTCCCTTTACCTCGAtggaggcggcggcgctcgacaagcacctcgacacgctcttCCGCATCACGCACACGCACTCGTTCAACATTGCgatccaggcgctgcagctcatCTTCCAGGTCGCGATCGGTGCCGCAAAAGACGCGAGTGCGCCCAACTTTTCGCCACACATTGCCGACCGCTACTACCGGACGCTGTACGACTCGCTGCTCGACAGCCGCctcgcgacgacgagcaagCAGGCCATGTACCTGAACCTTGTGTACAAGTCGCTCAAGGCGGATCTCGATCCGGAGCGCGTCAAGGCGTTTGTGAAGCGCATCTGCCAGATCCTCTGTGTGCAGGACCCGCCGTTTatctgcggcgcgctcgtgctcctcAGCGAGCTCTTTACCGCCGTGCCGGgcctgcgctcgatgcTCACCGACCCGGAAGAAGACGGCGTGGAGCACTTTGCGgatgccgacgaggacggcgaaacggccgcgcagcccaCGCAACGCTCGCTGTACGACGGACGCAAGCGCGATCCTCGCTTTGCGCACGCgggcgacacggcgctgtGGGACATCTTGCCGCTCCTGCACCACTTCCACCCGTCCGTCAGCCTGAATGCCaagcagctcctcgacggcgtCAAGGTCACGTCGAATGCAGACCTCACGCTGAACACGCTCATGCACTTCCTCGACCGCTTCGTCTTCCGCAACCCCAAGAAGATGTCGGCCGTGAAGGGCTCGAGCATCATGCAGCCGGCTCTCAGCGGCGACATGGACAACGAGGtgctggtgcgccgcagccacGTCCCGCTCGACTATGTCAACTCGGCCGCGTTCTGGTCGCAGCGCCCGGAGAATGTGCCGGTCGACCAGCAGTTCTTCCTGCAGTTCTTCCAGGCGAAGCagaagcgcgccggccaggACAAGCCCAAGCCAAgtgccgacgaggaggtcgataccgtgctcgacaaggagggcgcggacgaggcggacgacgccgagctcagCACCGACGATGAGCAGGAGAAGGAGATCTGGAAGGCGATGAAGGACTCGCTTCCGACcgaggacgtcgacgaggaagaggacgacgacgacgacgacgagctgctcgagcagcttggcgacgacgaggacgaggacgacgaggacgaggacgacgaggacgacgacggcgggcgcatcgaggatgatggcgacgaggacgacgagcccggAATGTtcctcgaggacgacgacgacctcgtGCCCTTCACCAActttgacgacgaggacgaggaggaggaggaggaggaggaggagaaagagcccgccgccggcaccaagcgcgcggccgaggacgaagacgaggcggcgcccgcgaGCAAGAAtcgcaagcgcgccgagcagcgccgcaagcgccgcgcacttCCCGCCTTTGCCAGCGCCGACGAATACGCGCACATGCTCGCGTCCGACGACGAA